Proteins co-encoded in one Christiangramia fulva genomic window:
- a CDS encoding tRNA-binding protein, protein MEEIKWKDFEKIDLRVGSILKAESFPEARKPAYKLKINFGEQLGVMNSSAQITRRYTTQELIGRQVIAVVNFPVKRIAGFKSECLVLGVLGEDEDVVLLSPGQKVKDGLKIG, encoded by the coding sequence ATGGAAGAAATAAAATGGAAAGATTTTGAAAAAATCGACCTGCGCGTTGGAAGCATTCTTAAAGCAGAATCTTTTCCCGAGGCCAGGAAACCTGCCTATAAATTGAAAATAAATTTTGGGGAACAATTGGGGGTAATGAATTCGTCAGCACAGATAACCCGCCGCTATACCACGCAGGAACTCATAGGCAGGCAGGTAATCGCCGTGGTTAATTTTCCTGTAAAACGTATAGCCGGTTTCAAAAGTGAATGTCTTGTTCTGGGTGTTCTCGGTGAAGATGAAGATGTTGTGCTACTCTCTCCAGGCCAGAAAGTAAAAGACGGATTAAAGATTGGCTAA